In Paenibacillus kyungheensis, the following are encoded in one genomic region:
- a CDS encoding MerR family transcriptional regulator gives MYSSEEFSIKEAASQSGLSEDTIRYYEKIKLLPYAQRKSNRHRIYHTMDIEKMKLVVCLKKTGLSLEEMKPYLNLSFDSDLTDYPDLYEMLQQHQQTIDKHIQSLQQISHFIDIVLERTPSLRPPATSCTDDAQDHRVPLNRHNLLKSSVS, from the coding sequence ATGTATTCATCTGAAGAATTTTCAATCAAAGAAGCAGCCAGCCAAAGTGGCTTATCTGAAGATACGATTCGTTACTATGAAAAAATTAAATTACTTCCTTACGCTCAGCGCAAATCTAATCGTCATCGTATATACCATACAATGGATATTGAAAAAATGAAATTAGTAGTCTGTTTGAAAAAGACGGGTTTATCTTTAGAAGAAATGAAACCCTATCTAAATCTATCGTTTGATAGTGATCTGACTGATTATCCTGATCTCTACGAAATGCTCCAACAGCATCAACAAACGATTGATAAACATATTCAGTCGCTACAACAGATATCTCATTTTATTGATATTGTGTTAGAACGTACACCCTCTTTGCGTCCTCCTGCAACGTCCTGTACAGATGATGCTCAAGATCATCGTGTTCCTTTGAACAGACACAACCTTTTAAAAAGTTCTGTCTCTTAA
- a CDS encoding SDR family NAD(P)-dependent oxidoreductase, with translation MNTTSLARIACITGANHGIGLALTQQLLEQQWQVIAIIRSSFATDDIQIQQAIQDQRLRIYVADVSDFEQLRTALTQIQAQETHIDILYNNAGGSYPELSFSPQGRELHFDTQTVAPYIILKELEQLIQQGTLRTVINTSSAVFATLLTFDPDQLEHPTKFKPLFGAYATAKLALSLWTFERASEFEHHKGIKLLSVDPGGNNTLRSGKRSGIPFFIKILTRLFFPAPTRGASLLYEAALGENHSLFVAGDYIVKGKSAPLKFKQIAPVISEKVHRIYEQEYKR, from the coding sequence ATGAATACTACATCTTTAGCACGTATTGCATGTATTACTGGAGCTAATCACGGAATCGGTCTTGCTTTGACTCAACAATTACTAGAGCAACAATGGCAGGTGATAGCGATTATTCGATCTTCATTTGCTACTGATGATATACAAATTCAGCAAGCTATACAAGATCAGCGCTTACGTATTTATGTGGCTGATGTATCTGATTTTGAGCAGTTACGAACAGCACTCACACAGATTCAAGCCCAAGAAACCCATATTGATATATTATATAATAATGCAGGTGGAAGTTATCCTGAATTAAGTTTTTCCCCGCAAGGGCGTGAGCTTCACTTTGATACACAGACTGTAGCTCCATATATTATTCTGAAAGAACTTGAGCAATTGATTCAGCAAGGAACCCTACGCACAGTGATCAATACATCCAGTGCTGTATTTGCTACATTGTTAACATTCGATCCTGATCAGTTAGAACATCCGACAAAATTTAAACCGTTATTTGGAGCCTATGCAACCGCTAAGTTAGCTTTATCGCTTTGGACTTTTGAACGTGCTTCTGAATTTGAACATCACAAAGGAATCAAGTTGTTAAGTGTTGATCCTGGGGGCAATAATACGCTACGTTCGGGTAAACGATCAGGCATTCCATTTTTCATCAAAATTCTAACTAGATTATTTTTTCCAGCACCGACTCGTGGAGCATCTTTATTATATGAAGCCGCTTTAGGAGAGAATCATTCGTTATTTGTAGCAGGTGATTATATTGTGAAAGGGAAATCAGCTCCATTGAAGTTTAAACAGATTGCACCTGTAATTAGTGAGAAGGTGCATAGAATCTATGAGCAAGAATATAAAAGATAA
- a CDS encoding zinc-dependent alcohol dehydrogenase codes for MLSLVYKSAWDVALEERPQPQITQDNQVLVRIHATGVCGTDLGIVSGKYHAKSSIILGHESAGEVVQVGDRVTTLQVGDRVVIDPTYYCGQCNMCRTGRQNHCLHKSTTETGVSSDGTFTDYYVTEDRFLYKLADHVSYAEATLTEPLSCMLTGINQIQLLPNFRTIILGAGPIGMLYSYALASKGVSGSIVDISQDRLHIANAIAPERWDTHNSFESALEHISPSDRQVDLIVDTTGAVGTTVLSNLAHGGYMMLVGLRDGVSSFNPKEIVDRSLKIIGSIDSLGTFATAHYMIERNLIPASKLITHTFALQDYEEAFQTLGCNISSGTLTPSSNAIKVVLQST; via the coding sequence ATGTTATCACTTGTCTACAAATCAGCGTGGGATGTTGCTTTAGAAGAAAGACCTCAACCACAAATTACGCAAGACAATCAAGTATTGGTACGGATTCATGCAACAGGTGTATGTGGAACAGACCTCGGTATTGTGAGCGGCAAATATCATGCCAAATCTTCAATCATTCTAGGGCATGAATCGGCTGGAGAAGTCGTACAAGTGGGCGACAGAGTCACTACTCTACAAGTTGGTGATCGAGTTGTGATCGATCCTACCTACTATTGCGGTCAATGTAATATGTGCCGGACAGGAAGGCAGAACCATTGTTTACATAAAAGCACGACCGAGACAGGAGTAAGTAGTGACGGTACATTTACCGACTACTATGTGACTGAAGATCGGTTTCTTTACAAATTAGCAGATCATGTTAGTTATGCAGAAGCGACGCTAACAGAACCGTTGAGTTGTATGCTCACAGGTATTAACCAAATTCAACTACTGCCTAATTTCCGTACGATTATTTTGGGTGCAGGCCCGATCGGAATGTTATACAGCTATGCTCTAGCTTCCAAAGGAGTATCCGGTAGCATTGTTGATATCTCACAAGATCGCTTGCATATTGCAAATGCGATAGCCCCGGAACGTTGGGATACACATAACTCATTTGAAAGTGCTCTAGAACACATCTCTCCTTCTGATCGTCAGGTTGATCTGATTGTGGATACAACCGGTGCAGTAGGCACAACCGTATTATCGAACCTTGCTCATGGGGGTTATATGATGCTGGTTGGTTTGCGTGATGGAGTCAGTTCTTTTAATCCTAAAGAAATCGTGGATCGTAGTCTCAAAATTATCGGTTCGATCGATTCTCTAGGTACATTTGCGACAGCTCATTATATGATCGAACGCAATCTGATCCCGGCAAGCAAATTGATTACTCATACTTTTGCACTGCAAGATTATGAAGAAGCGTTCCAGACGCTAGGTTGTAATATCAGCAGTGGAACATTGACACCATCTTCAAATGCGATTAAAGTCGTTTTACAATCTACTTAA
- a CDS encoding HAD family hydrolase produces the protein MASKHLNNASSSLWQDPPIQAVIFDMDGVLIDSEPIYFEIEKSSFQHLGATVEETEHHTYVGVTLESMFQQVMDKHKLDHVMEEVLAFHKDNVMKVMQDHKELQAFDHVEQWIEWLSASGIKLAVASSSPRSLIELILERTGLRRFFTVMVSGEEVAHGKPAPDIFLHAASLLQVEPQHCVVIEDSRNGVRAAKLAGMRCIGHQNPGSGNQDLSEADMIVDHYAELLELRDSFHIGVRL, from the coding sequence ATGGCATCAAAGCATCTGAATAACGCTTCATCTTCTTTGTGGCAGGACCCACCGATTCAAGCCGTTATTTTTGATATGGATGGCGTTCTGATCGACAGTGAACCGATTTATTTTGAAATTGAAAAAAGTTCTTTCCAGCATCTGGGTGCTACAGTAGAAGAAACAGAACATCATACGTATGTAGGTGTTACGTTGGAATCGATGTTTCAGCAAGTGATGGATAAACACAAGCTGGATCATGTGATGGAGGAAGTTCTGGCTTTTCATAAAGACAATGTGATGAAAGTGATGCAAGATCACAAGGAATTGCAAGCGTTTGACCATGTAGAACAATGGATCGAATGGTTATCTGCATCAGGGATAAAGCTTGCGGTCGCTTCATCTTCTCCACGTTCCTTGATCGAATTGATTTTAGAGCGTACAGGATTACGCCGCTTTTTCACAGTCATGGTTAGTGGTGAAGAAGTAGCACATGGTAAGCCTGCACCGGATATCTTTTTGCATGCGGCATCATTATTACAAGTAGAACCACAACACTGTGTCGTAATCGAAGATTCTCGTAATGGTGTACGAGCAGCTAAGCTTGCAGGTATGCGTTGTATCGGTCATCAGAATCCAGGTTCAGGCAATCAAGATTTGAGTGAAGCAGATATGATCGTGGATCATTATGCAGAACTATTGGAATTACGTGATTCTTTCCATATCGGTGTCCGTCTATAA
- a CDS encoding MFS transporter — protein sequence MLLLLRNRGAILLLMINIFLIFTGVGLVIPIMPTYMNELHINGSMVGLLVAAFSLSQLICSPIAGRLSDTWGRKKMIVSGMIIFAVSEWLFGIANDPTLLFAARMLGGIGAAFIMPAVMAYTADITSDEERGKGMGYINAAITTGFIIGPGIGGYIAEFGIRVPFYAAGIAAAIAAIITLLVLPESLTAEKRKATIAEASLTKQPNMFLQLIHSYRESYFLSLVIVFVMSFGLANYETVFGLFVDHKFGFTPKDIAFIITFGSIAGAVVQVSAFGWIVNTFGEKKVISWCLVFASVFVLLTLFVNQYWMILVVTFIVFLSIDILRPAISTQLSKIAHNQQGYVAGLNSAYSSLGNIAGPIVAGLLFDINIGFPYMAAAIVLFLCFILSRNTKKLDV from the coding sequence ATGTTGTTATTACTTCGTAACAGAGGTGCTATATTACTTCTGATGATTAATATTTTTCTTATTTTTACAGGTGTAGGGTTAGTTATTCCTATTATGCCTACCTATATGAATGAACTTCATATTAACGGTAGTATGGTTGGATTACTGGTTGCTGCCTTTTCACTTAGTCAGTTGATCTGTTCCCCGATTGCCGGACGATTATCTGATACATGGGGACGTAAAAAAATGATCGTCTCCGGGATGATTATTTTCGCAGTGTCTGAATGGTTATTCGGGATTGCAAATGATCCTACACTATTGTTCGCTGCTCGTATGTTAGGTGGTATCGGTGCAGCCTTTATTATGCCTGCTGTAATGGCTTATACCGCTGATATCACATCAGATGAAGAACGTGGTAAAGGGATGGGTTATATTAATGCCGCGATCACGACTGGATTTATTATAGGGCCGGGGATTGGTGGCTATATTGCTGAATTTGGTATTCGTGTTCCTTTCTATGCAGCAGGGATCGCTGCAGCTATAGCGGCTATTATTACATTGCTAGTGTTGCCTGAATCATTAACAGCCGAGAAACGTAAAGCGACAATCGCTGAAGCATCTCTAACCAAGCAACCCAATATGTTTTTACAGTTGATTCATTCGTATCGTGAATCGTATTTTCTTAGTCTGGTGATTGTATTTGTGATGTCTTTCGGCTTAGCCAATTATGAGACTGTATTCGGATTGTTTGTCGATCACAAGTTCGGATTTACACCGAAAGATATTGCCTTTATTATCACCTTCGGTTCGATTGCTGGTGCTGTTGTACAGGTCAGTGCATTTGGCTGGATCGTGAATACATTTGGTGAGAAAAAAGTGATCTCGTGGTGTCTTGTGTTCGCGTCAGTATTTGTACTGTTAACGTTATTCGTCAATCAATACTGGATGATATTAGTGGTTACTTTTATCGTATTCTTATCGATCGATATTTTGCGACCTGCCATCAGTACACAGTTATCCAAAATTGCTCACAATCAGCAAGGTTATGTTGCTGGTTTGAACTCTGCTTATAGCAGTCTAGGTAATATTGCAGGCCCGATTGTAGCTGGATTATTATTCGATATTAATATCGGTTTCCCTTATATGGCGGCAGCGATAGTATTATTCTTATGTTTTATACTATCCCGTAATACCAAGAAGCTTGATGTATAA
- a CDS encoding aspartate aminotransferase family protein: MQTLTENRFRYGRGIKLIDDTGTEYIDGVSGTFNLSLGYNHPYVVEKVQEQVGNLTHMSSTFTEPYVDEVLSHLLEYAPNGIDAGWMRDITGSTANECATKIAQKYTGDTDIVSLFYSHHGQTQFATGISGNAFRRKGFPNSSVPNSLHVPAPYCYRCPFDANPSNCGMKCVEALADQLEYGGSGSTACMIIEPILGNGGNIIPPPEYFKGIRQLCDEQNIILIADEVQTGIGRTGYMFASTLFDIKPDIITLAKGLGGIGVPVAAVLMQSRLNVLEKHEHSFTSGSNLISVTAAKSTLEVVSEPGFMEEVQRKGKLLGDLLLDLEEKYSCIGEARGVGLMWGLEIVDEYNAPDTNKMNAIINFAFADQQLILRGSRYGFGNVVKVRPSLTVTDEEIVEIIRRLDLVLSSLD, translated from the coding sequence ATGCAAACTTTAACTGAGAATCGGTTTCGTTATGGTAGAGGTATTAAATTAATTGACGATACAGGCACAGAATATATAGACGGTGTATCCGGTACATTCAACCTTTCTCTAGGATATAATCACCCTTATGTTGTAGAAAAAGTACAAGAGCAAGTTGGTAATCTAACGCATATGTCGTCTACTTTTACAGAACCTTATGTAGATGAAGTGTTATCGCATTTGTTAGAATATGCACCTAATGGGATCGATGCAGGCTGGATGCGTGACATCACGGGTTCCACTGCAAACGAATGCGCAACTAAAATCGCTCAAAAATACACCGGTGATACTGATATTGTCAGCCTTTTCTACTCTCATCATGGACAGACTCAATTTGCTACAGGTATTTCGGGTAATGCTTTTCGTCGTAAAGGATTCCCCAATTCATCTGTTCCCAATTCTCTGCATGTCCCTGCACCTTACTGCTATCGTTGCCCGTTCGATGCGAACCCTTCCAATTGCGGAATGAAATGTGTAGAAGCACTAGCCGACCAGCTTGAATACGGTGGTTCTGGTTCTACCGCTTGCATGATTATCGAACCGATTCTAGGTAACGGCGGTAATATTATACCTCCACCTGAATATTTCAAAGGCATTCGTCAGTTATGTGATGAGCAAAATATCATCTTAATCGCAGACGAAGTACAGACAGGTATTGGTCGTACCGGTTATATGTTCGCAAGTACATTATTCGATATCAAACCTGATATTATTACGCTAGCTAAAGGGCTTGGTGGAATCGGTGTTCCTGTTGCTGCCGTATTAATGCAATCTCGTCTAAATGTACTTGAAAAACATGAACATTCATTTACGTCTGGTAGCAATCTGATCTCTGTCACCGCAGCTAAATCAACATTGGAAGTTGTGTCTGAACCTGGATTTATGGAAGAAGTACAACGCAAAGGCAAATTGCTTGGCGATTTACTTTTAGATTTGGAAGAGAAATATAGCTGTATCGGTGAAGCTCGTGGTGTTGGTCTTATGTGGGGTCTAGAAATTGTAGATGAATACAATGCTCCAGATACCAACAAAATGAATGCGATTATCAATTTCGCGTTTGCTGATCAACAATTAATTCTACGTGGTTCTCGTTATGGATTTGGTAATGTCGTGAAAGTTCGTCCATCCCTTACAGTTACTGATGAAGAAATTGTAGAGATTATTCGCCGATTGGATCTCGTTTTGTCGTCTTTGGATTAA
- a CDS encoding aminoglycoside 6-adenylyltransferase, with translation MRNQQQMMDLILNFAEQDERVRVVAMNGSRVNRNVPTDIFQYYDIVYLVTDVPSFVEDSNWTDYFGEKIIVQMPDATGDFLENNDGRYAYLMLLADGNRIDLRLFPLSLQATYIAEDRLIEVLLDKDQRMPELSSPTDKDYHIQCPTAQQYADCCNELWWVSTYIAKGLWRQEILYAIDHLNTYVRPMLLQMITWQVGIHTDFQVSVGKNHKYLQQYVDPAIWTQLLATYPQADNEQIWQALHQTGDLFRNVALDVATQLHFEYDRVQDQQVSAYLEHIRTLSPQAQDFYL, from the coding sequence ATGCGTAATCAGCAACAGATGATGGATTTGATTTTGAACTTTGCCGAGCAGGATGAACGGGTGCGAGTAGTAGCGATGAATGGTTCGCGTGTGAATCGCAATGTGCCGACTGATATTTTTCAATATTACGATATCGTGTATCTGGTGACGGATGTGCCATCTTTTGTAGAAGATTCGAATTGGACAGATTATTTCGGTGAGAAGATTATTGTGCAAATGCCAGACGCTACAGGCGATTTCTTAGAAAATAATGATGGACGATACGCTTATCTCATGTTGCTTGCTGATGGCAACCGGATTGATCTGAGATTATTTCCATTATCTCTTCAAGCGACTTATATTGCTGAAGATCGGTTGATTGAAGTATTACTGGATAAAGATCAGCGAATGCCTGAACTGTCGTCACCAACAGATAAAGATTACCATATTCAGTGCCCAACAGCGCAACAGTATGCAGATTGCTGTAATGAATTGTGGTGGGTATCGACTTATATTGCAAAAGGATTGTGGCGACAAGAAATTCTATATGCGATTGATCATCTCAATACGTATGTTCGTCCTATGTTATTACAGATGATCACCTGGCAAGTTGGAATTCATACAGACTTTCAAGTAAGCGTAGGCAAAAATCATAAGTATTTACAACAATATGTAGATCCAGCTATATGGACACAATTGTTAGCAACATATCCTCAAGCAGATAATGAACAGATCTGGCAGGCACTACACCAAACAGGTGATTTGTTCCGAAATGTCGCTTTAGATGTAGCAACACAATTACATTTTGAATATGATAGGGTGCAAGACCAGCAGGTGAGTGCCTACTTAGAACATATTCGTACACTGAGTCCGCAAGCGCAAGATTTTTATTTGTAG
- a CDS encoding S-layer homology domain-containing protein yields the protein MKKRNRQWMMLLLSVAIALPTWGLTATESAQASDIQNHWAKDVLTQWQNKGYISGFQDGSLQPDQSVTRSQLAAMINKSFGFTQAGSIAYQDVQPSDWFYHDVAIAKSQGYMEGYKNNTFHPDQKVTRQELAVILTSLKKLKSSSSATRMKDTVHSPSWSKGSIGAVIDNGLMNGDEKGFRPKDTTTRAEAVTVLERSLESSNNTNTSKSNSPTTTYNTAGVYGPASGQQQITGDMQLNSAGSTLRNMVIEGDLLLGAGIGEGDAILDHVTVKGTTTINGGGINSIHLQDSTLNTTVINKKDGNVRVVTTGTTTVQQMILQSGGLLEEKGLTTGSGFTNVVLSNQIPAGSTVSLKGRIDSMDISSSSVLTQLLTGSVDNLAVASGTTDNKISTTTSSSIQSLTLNGVAKVSGNGTIEKAYINVAGTTITPRVNQTTTSAGVTARIEGGMVGGEQVVTNIRKDDNKHQESSTPVVVQQPMQSLDVRNGQAILHLNQPTNELLLSDMEVTATLNGKPYTLTNVIYDSVTGVLQFDPLNLKYAYNKVLEITITPSSPASRLLITTKGNLRINGFTGWISEENSAYVEGMTINFRRGVGVTEGPIAATVTTNEYGDYIATLPPGTYTGELKKEGYIPSYLIATSLADKYNYEQDAIVSRMPTEGKISIVLTWDALPYDEDAHLLGPTPDGYGFHTSTENRQYNYQNQNYVSLDTDNMSSYGPEVITINKRVDGIYTFYVQNYSATANNGEASTLRKSSATVKVYNGAYRLPMKTYHIPVGDGEEPYWHVFDMNVDRDQISFFDQNMLVNKPPISIYHQTPDQGDLDMLDLEREMELISSYSELSYDTKVDEDISLRLSNSINSNINTFVSDIELLPHIVDGHPVGVTDDTYLTTSDTEDTIRLAQYNGSAYAADYNVTLHLSLGGADLEMTVLVKVPTIDTWIEQASVEAQSKINTATAGQDITALQTALNRKNALTSSSTTEEKIAVLEELNHVLISF from the coding sequence ATGAAAAAGAGAAATCGCCAGTGGATGATGTTACTACTGAGCGTAGCGATTGCTTTGCCTACATGGGGGTTAACAGCAACAGAATCAGCTCAAGCAAGCGATATCCAAAATCACTGGGCAAAAGATGTACTGACACAATGGCAAAATAAAGGTTATATCAGCGGATTTCAAGATGGAAGCTTACAACCAGATCAAAGTGTCACTAGATCGCAACTAGCCGCTATGATCAACAAATCATTTGGATTTACACAAGCCGGATCAATAGCTTATCAGGATGTACAGCCTTCTGATTGGTTCTATCACGATGTAGCGATTGCTAAGTCACAGGGATATATGGAAGGATACAAAAACAATACATTCCATCCCGATCAAAAAGTAACACGTCAAGAATTAGCGGTTATTTTGACTTCATTGAAAAAGTTAAAATCATCGAGTTCAGCTACACGTATGAAAGATACCGTCCATAGTCCTTCTTGGAGTAAAGGTTCTATTGGAGCCGTTATCGACAATGGTCTGATGAATGGTGATGAAAAAGGATTCCGTCCCAAAGATACAACAACACGCGCGGAAGCTGTAACGGTATTAGAACGTTCTTTAGAATCATCGAATAATACGAATACGTCCAAATCAAATTCGCCTACGACTACATACAACACAGCAGGTGTCTATGGGCCGGCATCCGGTCAACAACAGATCACAGGTGATATGCAGTTGAATAGTGCTGGCAGTACATTGCGCAATATGGTGATCGAAGGCGATCTTCTATTGGGTGCAGGTATTGGTGAAGGCGATGCTATTCTAGATCATGTTACTGTCAAAGGAACAACAACGATCAATGGTGGCGGTATCAACAGTATTCATCTGCAAGATTCTACACTTAATACAACAGTAATCAATAAAAAAGACGGCAATGTACGTGTAGTCACTACAGGTACAACAACGGTTCAACAGATGATCCTTCAATCTGGAGGTTTACTTGAAGAAAAAGGTCTAACTACAGGTTCAGGATTTACCAATGTAGTCTTGTCTAATCAGATTCCAGCAGGATCAACGGTCTCACTAAAAGGGCGTATTGATAGTATGGATATTTCATCATCGTCTGTGCTAACTCAATTGCTTACAGGTTCTGTGGATAATCTGGCAGTGGCTTCAGGAACGACAGATAATAAGATCAGCACGACAACATCTTCCTCGATCCAATCATTAACTTTGAATGGTGTAGCCAAAGTGAGTGGTAACGGCACGATTGAGAAAGCCTACATTAATGTAGCAGGAACAACGATTACACCACGAGTTAACCAGACAACAACCAGTGCAGGCGTAACAGCCCGAATTGAAGGTGGTATGGTCGGCGGGGAGCAAGTGGTTACTAATATTCGTAAAGACGATAACAAACACCAAGAATCGTCCACACCTGTCGTTGTGCAACAACCTATGCAAAGTTTGGATGTTAGAAATGGACAAGCGATTTTACATCTAAATCAACCAACAAATGAATTATTGCTTAGTGATATGGAAGTAACGGCTACGTTAAATGGTAAACCTTATACGCTAACGAATGTTATTTATGATAGTGTGACAGGCGTTCTACAATTCGATCCGCTTAATTTAAAATATGCTTATAATAAAGTATTAGAGATTACAATTACACCGTCCTCACCTGCAAGCCGTTTATTGATAACTACAAAAGGCAATCTACGTATAAATGGATTTACAGGGTGGATTTCAGAAGAAAATAGTGCTTATGTAGAAGGAATGACAATTAATTTTCGTCGTGGAGTAGGTGTGACAGAGGGACCAATCGCAGCAACTGTTACAACCAATGAATATGGAGATTATATAGCTACTCTTCCGCCTGGAACATACACTGGTGAGTTGAAAAAAGAAGGATATATTCCTTCCTATCTGATTGCTACATCTTTGGCAGACAAATATAATTATGAACAAGATGCTATTGTTTCCAGAATGCCAACAGAAGGTAAAATTAGTATTGTGTTAACATGGGATGCATTACCTTACGATGAGGATGCTCATTTGTTAGGACCTACACCCGATGGCTATGGATTCCATACTTCTACCGAAAATAGACAGTACAATTATCAGAATCAGAATTATGTATCTTTAGATACAGATAATATGAGTTCTTACGGACCAGAAGTGATCACTATTAATAAACGTGTAGATGGCATATACACGTTTTATGTACAAAATTATAGTGCGACTGCTAATAATGGAGAAGCATCAACATTGCGAAAATCATCAGCTACTGTAAAAGTATATAATGGAGCATACAGACTTCCGATGAAAACTTATCATATCCCTGTAGGCGATGGAGAAGAACCTTACTGGCATGTGTTTGATATGAATGTAGATCGTGATCAAATCAGCTTTTTCGATCAAAATATGTTAGTTAATAAGCCACCTATCTCTATTTATCATCAAACTCCTGATCAAGGAGATTTGGATATGCTTGACTTAGAACGTGAGATGGAACTTATCTCATCATATAGCGAATTGTCTTATGATACCAAAGTAGATGAGGATATATCATTGCGCTTATCCAATTCAATTAATAGTAATATCAATACGTTTGTTTCTGATATTGAATTATTACCTCATATTGTGGATGGTCATCCAGTAGGTGTAACAGACGATACGTATTTAACCACTTCCGATACAGAAGATACGATACGATTAGCTCAATATAATGGAAGTGCTTATGCGGCAGATTATAATGTGACATTACATTTATCTCTAGGTGGGGCAGATTTGGAAATGACTGTTTTAGTTAAAGTTCCTACTATAGATACGTGGATCGAGCAAGCGTCTGTAGAAGCTCAATCCAAGATCAATACTGCTACGGCTGGACAAGATATCACTGCATTACAAACGGCTCTAAATCGTAAAAATGCATTAACAAGCAGTTCAACAACAGAAGAAAAAATTGCTGTTTTAGAAGAACTGAACCATGTTTTAATCAGTTTTTGA
- a CDS encoding TetR/AcrR family transcriptional regulator, translating to MNKKQLQTEQTKKRMVDAARALFVQKGFKATSIEDIVAATGSSKGNIYYHFKSKEGLFLYLLDEWNRDWEEKWLEKEHLFPTTVEKLYGLAEHLVREDLSHPLTKAADEFFNSDEKDNDVEERVSTMMDSHLSFNQQLIQQGIDKGEFKANNASKLAIIMESLIIGLSQMSRQSSIEEALSVYELAVQVLLYGIAHPAPS from the coding sequence GTGAATAAAAAGCAATTGCAAACCGAACAGACGAAAAAAAGAATGGTGGATGCGGCTCGCGCCCTATTTGTGCAAAAAGGGTTTAAAGCGACATCGATTGAAGATATTGTGGCAGCGACTGGTAGCAGTAAAGGAAATATCTATTACCATTTTAAAAGCAAAGAAGGTCTTTTTCTTTATTTGTTAGATGAATGGAATCGAGATTGGGAAGAGAAATGGTTAGAAAAGGAACATCTTTTTCCAACTACAGTCGAAAAATTATATGGGCTTGCCGAACATCTGGTACGTGAAGATCTGAGTCATCCACTTACCAAAGCAGCCGATGAATTTTTTAACAGCGATGAGAAAGATAACGATGTCGAAGAACGAGTCTCTACAATGATGGATTCTCATTTAAGCTTTAATCAGCAACTGATCCAACAAGGAATCGACAAAGGTGAATTCAAAGCCAATAATGCTTCCAAGTTAGCGATTATTATGGAAAGTTTGATTATTGGACTTAGCCAAATGTCCCGTCAATCCAGTATTGAAGAAGCATTGAGTGTGTACGAATTAGCTGTACAGGTGTTGCTGTATGGGATTGCACATCCTGCTCCTTCTTAG